One region of Thermodesulfobacteriota bacterium genomic DNA includes:
- the rpsE gene encoding 30S ribosomal protein S5 — protein MKRTDTDTRELKDRLVYLNRVAKVVKGGKRFSFNAIVVAGDGKGKVGVGLGKANQVPEAIRKATENAKKSLFTVPIIKDTIPHAVVGAYGAGRVIMKPAAPGTGIIAGGGVRAVVETVGIQNVLTKSLGSNNPHNVVKATLNALEQLRSPETVAGLRGKMVEELSQCPETQK, from the coding sequence TTGAAAAGGACGGACACGGATACCAGGGAGCTTAAGGACCGGCTCGTATACCTTAACAGGGTAGCGAAGGTGGTCAAGGGCGGGAAGCGTTTCAGCTTCAACGCCATAGTGGTAGCCGGCGACGGCAAGGGCAAGGTCGGGGTAGGGCTCGGCAAGGCCAACCAGGTGCCCGAGGCCATAAGGAAGGCTACGGAGAACGCCAAGAAGTCGCTCTTTACCGTCCCCATCATAAAGGATACGATACCGCACGCGGTCGTGGGCGCCTACGGCGCGGGCAGGGTCATAATGAAACCGGCCGCTCCCGGCACCGGCATAATCGCCGGAGGCGGGGTGAGGGCCGTGGTCGAGACCGTCGGCATACAGAACGTGCTCACGAAGTCGCTCGGGTCCAACAACCCGCACAACGTCGTGAAGGCCACCTTAAACGCGCTTGAACAGCTGAGGAGCCCCGAGACGGTCGCCGGGCTCAGAGGCAAAATGGTAGAGGAGTTGAGTCAATGTCCGGAGACGCAAAAATAA
- a CDS encoding adenylate kinase yields MNMVLLGAPGAGKGTQAKLLSERFNVPQISTGDILRANVSEETALGKKAREYMDRGALVPDEIVVGMVAWRIEKPDCAAGFILDGFPRNIAQAEATEEMLAKTGRTIGLVIGIEVDREELVKRLGGRRVCRECAAAYHTTFNPPAKEGICDACGEELYQRDDDTEKTISERLDVYGKETFPLAGYYKKKGTFRAVDGRGEVDRITDSIVSAIERGSDNT; encoded by the coding sequence GTGAATATGGTACTGTTGGGCGCACCGGGTGCCGGCAAGGGCACCCAGGCGAAGCTCTTGTCAGAGAGGTTCAACGTCCCCCAGATATCGACAGGCGACATCCTCCGGGCCAACGTAAGCGAAGAGACGGCGCTCGGCAAGAAGGCCAGGGAATATATGGACAGGGGGGCGCTCGTCCCCGACGAGATCGTCGTCGGCATGGTGGCATGGCGCATAGAAAAGCCGGACTGCGCCGCGGGGTTCATACTCGACGGCTTCCCCAGGAACATCGCCCAGGCCGAGGCCACCGAGGAGATGCTCGCGAAGACCGGCAGGACGATAGGCCTCGTTATCGGCATAGAGGTGGACAGGGAGGAGTTGGTGAAGCGGCTCGGCGGCCGGAGGGTTTGCAGGGAGTGCGCCGCCGCTTACCATACCACCTTCAACCCGCCCGCTAAAGAGGGCATATGCGACGCCTGCGGCGAGGAGCTCTACCAGAGGGACGACGACACGGAAAAGACTATCAGCGAAAGGCTCGACGTGTACGGGAAGGAGACGTTCCCGCTCGCCGGCTACTATAAGAAGAAGGGGACCTTCAGGGCCGTTGACGGCAGGGGCGAGGTTGACCGGATAACAGACAGTATAGTGAGCGCCATTGAGAGAGGAAGCGATAATACTTAA
- the rpmJ gene encoding 50S ribosomal protein L36 has translation MKVRSSVKKMCTKCKIVKRKGVVRVVCVNPKHKQRQG, from the coding sequence ATGAAAGTAAGAAGTTCGGTAAAGAAGATGTGCACCAAGTGCAAGATAGTAAAGCGCAAGGGCGTTGTAAGGGTGGTCTGCGTAAACCCCAAGCATAAGCAGAGGCAGGGGTAG
- the rplN gene encoding 50S ribosomal protein L14, giving the protein MIQMQSVVGVADNSGARKVYCIRVVAASNKTYARIGDVIVGSIKEAIPQSKVKKGEVIRAVVVRTVKGSKRADGSHIKFDENSVVLLTKDNEPIGTRIFGPVARELRAKKFMKIISLAPEVL; this is encoded by the coding sequence ATGATCCAGATGCAGTCAGTGGTGGGGGTCGCCGACAACTCAGGCGCGAGAAAGGTCTACTGTATACGCGTGGTGGCGGCCTCGAACAAGACTTACGCCCGCATAGGGGACGTTATAGTGGGCAGTATAAAGGAAGCCATACCCCAGTCCAAGGTCAAGAAGGGTGAAGTGATAAGGGCCGTGGTCGTGAGGACCGTAAAGGGGTCCAAGCGCGCCGACGGCTCGCACATAAAGTTCGACGAGAACTCGGTGGTGCTGCTTACCAAGGACAACGAGCCCATAGGCACCAGGATATTCGGCCCCGTGGCGAGGGAGCTCCGGGCCAAGAAGTTCATGAAGATAATTTCGTTGGCACCAGAGGTGCTGTGA
- the rpsC gene encoding 30S ribosomal protein S3, which produces MGQKVHPIGFRLGIYRGWSSRWYAEKNYAKCVHEDLKIREFVKKRLYHAGISRIEIERAADNVKVIIHTARPGIVIGKRGAEVDLMKKQLVGVIGKPVDLDIVEVRKPDIEAQLVAENVAMQLIRRVAFRRAMKKAVSTALRMGAKGIKITCAGRLGGSEIARSEWYRDGRVPLHTLKADIDYGIAEAKTTYGIIGVKVLIYKGDVETKASARKAAAEAKGR; this is translated from the coding sequence TTGGGTCAGAAGGTTCATCCTATAGGTTTCAGGCTCGGGATATACAGGGGCTGGAGTTCCAGGTGGTACGCCGAGAAGAACTACGCCAAGTGCGTGCACGAGGACCTGAAGATAAGGGAGTTCGTTAAGAAGCGGCTCTACCACGCGGGCATATCCAGGATAGAGATAGAGCGGGCCGCGGACAACGTGAAGGTCATAATCCATACCGCCAGGCCGGGTATAGTCATAGGGAAGAGGGGGGCCGAGGTGGACCTTATGAAAAAGCAGCTCGTCGGGGTCATAGGCAAGCCCGTGGACCTGGACATAGTGGAGGTCAGGAAGCCCGACATAGAGGCCCAACTCGTCGCCGAGAACGTGGCAATGCAGCTTATAAGGAGGGTCGCCTTCAGGCGGGCCATGAAGAAGGCCGTCTCGACGGCGCTCAGGATGGGTGCCAAGGGGATAAAGATAACATGCGCGGGCAGGCTCGGCGGCAGCGAGATAGCCCGCAGCGAGTGGTACAGGGACGGCCGCGTGCCGCTCCATACACTTAAGGCCGACATAGACTACGGCATTGCCGAGGCCAAGACCACTTACGGTATTATCGGGGTGAAGGTCCTTATCTATAAGGGTGACGTGGAGACCAAGGCGTCCGCCCGCAAGGCGGCCGCGGAGGCGAAGGGTAGATAG
- the rpsK gene encoding 30S ribosomal protein S11, with amino-acid sequence MAKGKKEKKNISRGVAHIKATFNNTIVTIADPAGNVIAWSSSGSSGFKGSRKGTPFAAQKAAEGAAKKAMECGMRTVDVYINGPGAGREAALRALQSAGFSISLIRDVTPIPHNGCRPPKRRRV; translated from the coding sequence ATGGCTAAGGGCAAGAAAGAGAAGAAGAACATATCCAGGGGCGTGGCGCACATAAAGGCCACCTTCAACAACACTATAGTGACCATTGCCGACCCGGCGGGTAACGTGATCGCGTGGTCCAGCTCGGGCAGTTCCGGCTTCAAGGGTTCGAGGAAGGGTACGCCGTTCGCGGCGCAGAAGGCCGCCGAGGGCGCGGCAAAGAAGGCGATGGAATGCGGTATGAGGACGGTGGACGTTTATATAAACGGCCCCGGGGCGGGCAGAGAGGCGGCCCTCAGGGCGCTCCAGTCCGCGGGCTTCAGCATAAGCCTTATAAGGGACGTAACGCCTATACCGCACAACGGGTGCAGGCCGCCAAAGAGAAGAAGGGTCTAA
- the rpmC gene encoding 50S ribosomal protein L29, giving the protein MKPEELRAMTLDEIRKTEEDLASELFNLRMQQAGGQSENPLKIRFVRRDIARTKTIIAEKEREAHHGG; this is encoded by the coding sequence ATGAAGCCCGAAGAGCTGAGGGCCATGACCCTCGACGAGATTAGGAAGACCGAAGAGGACCTCGCCTCCGAGCTCTTCAACCTCAGGATGCAGCAGGCGGGCGGGCAGTCCGAGAACCCCCTGAAGATCCGTTTTGTGAGAAGGGACATCGCGAGGACCAAGACCATAATAGCCGAGAAGGAGAGAGAGGCGCACCATGGCGGATAG
- the rpmD gene encoding 50S ribosomal protein L30 yields MSGDAKIKVTLKKSGSGYPERQKRTLLGLGLKRLNGSRELRDTPAIRGMINKVSHLVTVEKV; encoded by the coding sequence ATGTCCGGAGACGCAAAAATAAAGGTCACATTGAAAAAGAGCGGCAGCGGGTACCCGGAGAGGCAGAAACGGACGCTTCTGGGGCTCGGGCTGAAGAGGCTTAACGGCTCCAGGGAGCTTCGGGACACCCCGGCTATAAGGGGCATGATAAACAAGGTTTCCCACCTGGTAACGGTGGAGAAGGTATAG
- the rpsH gene encoding 30S ribosomal protein S8: protein MTMTDPIADLLTRIRNAIGAKHPDLTVPGSKLKCEVARILKEEGYITDAAFTKDNKQGTIKIKLKYAPSKKSVITNIRRVSKPGCRVYVGSEDVPRILNGLGVAILSTSKGVITDSKARELKVGGEVLCSVY from the coding sequence ATGACGATGACAGATCCCATTGCGGATTTACTTACCAGGATAAGGAACGCCATAGGGGCCAAGCACCCCGACCTTACCGTGCCCGGCTCGAAGCTCAAGTGCGAGGTGGCCAGGATACTCAAGGAGGAGGGCTACATCACCGACGCCGCCTTCACCAAGGACAACAAGCAGGGGACGATAAAGATAAAGCTGAAGTACGCGCCTTCGAAGAAGAGCGTTATAACGAACATCCGGAGGGTGAGCAAGCCCGGATGCAGGGTATACGTTGGGAGCGAAGATGTGCCGAGGATATTGAACGGCCTCGGCGTTGCCATACTCTCGACCTCGAAAGGGGTTATCACCGACAGCAAGGCGAGGGAACTGAAGGTCGGTGGAGAGGTACTCTGTTCCGTCTACTGA
- the rpsQ gene encoding 30S ribosomal protein S17: protein MADSRGRRKILVGNVLKDSMQKSVVVSIERVTKHPLYGKYIKKHVKYMAHDEKGECGRGDRVSIVETRPMSSRKRWRVTEILEKAK, encoded by the coding sequence ATGGCGGATAGCAGGGGCAGAAGGAAAATACTGGTGGGCAATGTCCTGAAAGACAGCATGCAAAAGAGCGTGGTCGTCTCCATAGAGAGAGTCACCAAGCACCCGCTTTACGGGAAGTACATAAAGAAGCATGTCAAGTACATGGCCCACGACGAGAAGGGCGAGTGCGGCCGCGGGGACAGGGTGTCTATAGTGGAGACCCGCCCCATGAGCAGTCGCAAGAGGTGGCGTGTTACGGAGATTCTGGAGAAGGCGAAATGA
- the infA gene encoding translation initiation factor IF-1, with product MPKEDAIEVEGTVVETLPNAMFRVELENGHKVLAHVSGKMRMYFIKILPGDKVTVELSPYDLTRGRITYRAK from the coding sequence ATGCCCAAAGAAGATGCCATAGAGGTCGAGGGTACGGTCGTCGAGACGCTGCCGAACGCCATGTTCCGCGTGGAGCTCGAGAACGGCCACAAGGTGCTGGCCCACGTTTCGGGAAAGATGAGGATGTACTTCATAAAGATACTCCCTGGCGACAAGGTGACGGTGGAGCTCTCGCCGTACGACTTGACCCGTGGGAGGATAACCTACAGGGCAAAGTAG
- the rpsM gene encoding 30S ribosomal protein S13 — protein sequence MARIAGVDLDKNKRTDIALTKIYGIGRVSSRKILAEAGVDPAVRTKDLTEAQVTDIRKAIDASHTVEGDLRREVSMHIKRLVDIGAYRGIRHRKNLPVRGQRTSTNARTRKGPRKGAVSIKKAD from the coding sequence GTGGCAAGGATTGCCGGAGTCGACCTGGACAAGAACAAGAGGACCGACATCGCACTGACCAAGATCTACGGCATAGGCAGGGTGTCCAGCAGGAAGATACTCGCCGAGGCCGGTGTGGACCCCGCCGTAAGGACCAAGGACCTTACCGAGGCCCAGGTAACGGACATAAGGAAGGCCATAGATGCGAGCCATACCGTGGAAGGTGACTTGAGGCGTGAGGTCTCCATGCACATAAAGAGGCTCGTCGATATCGGCGCCTACAGGGGAATAAGGCACAGGAAGAACCTTCCGGTGCGGGGTCAAAGGACCAGCACCAACGCGAGGACCAGGAAGGGCCCGCGCAAGGGCGCCGTTTCGATAAAGAAGGCGGACTAA
- the rplX gene encoding 50S ribosomal protein L24: MIPNPRYKIRKDDQVMVVSGKEKGKTGRVMRVIPNRGTVVLEKLNMVKRHTKPSSKHRHGGIIEKEAPIAVSNVMIICDKCNKPVRVGKKLLEDGRRARCCRKCGEVLDK; encoded by the coding sequence ATGATCCCGAACCCGAGATATAAGATAAGGAAGGACGACCAGGTAATGGTCGTGAGCGGCAAGGAGAAGGGCAAGACCGGCAGGGTTATGCGCGTCATACCCAACCGCGGGACGGTGGTGCTCGAAAAGCTCAATATGGTCAAGCGCCATACCAAGCCCTCCTCCAAGCACCGCCACGGAGGGATAATCGAAAAAGAGGCGCCCATAGCCGTCTCGAACGTAATGATAATTTGCGATAAGTGCAACAAGCCCGTCAGGGTCGGGAAGAAGCTCCTGGAGGACGGCAGAAGGGCGAGGTGTTGCAGGAAGTGCGGCGAGGTACTCGACAAATGA
- the rpsD gene encoding 30S ribosomal protein S4, producing the protein MARYKESVCKLCRREGMKLFFKGDRCYTDRCSFERRSYPPGQHGQGRSKTSEYALQLREKQKVKRVYGLMEGQFRNTFRRAERIRGVTGENLMSLLERRLDNVVYRLGFTSSRSEARMLVTQGHFRVNGKKVNIPSYCIRANDIVALAEKSRKVARFAESIGAVERRGVPEWLSLEKDDFKGTVMRLPKREDTTLPIQEHLIVELYSK; encoded by the coding sequence GTGGCAAGGTATAAGGAATCAGTATGTAAGCTCTGCAGGCGCGAGGGAATGAAGCTCTTTTTCAAGGGCGACAGGTGCTACACGGACAGGTGTTCCTTTGAGAGGAGGAGCTACCCCCCGGGCCAGCACGGCCAGGGCAGGAGCAAGACCAGCGAGTACGCGCTGCAGCTGAGAGAGAAGCAGAAGGTAAAGCGCGTCTACGGGCTCATGGAAGGGCAGTTCAGGAACACCTTCCGCAGGGCCGAGAGGATCAGGGGCGTGACGGGAGAGAACCTCATGAGTCTTCTTGAGAGGAGGCTCGACAACGTGGTCTACCGGCTCGGTTTCACCAGTTCGAGGAGCGAGGCGCGGATGCTCGTCACCCAGGGCCACTTCCGGGTGAACGGCAAGAAGGTCAACATCCCGTCCTACTGTATAAGGGCAAACGATATCGTGGCCCTTGCGGAGAAGAGCAGGAAGGTGGCCAGGTTCGCGGAGAGCATCGGGGCCGTCGAGAGGAGAGGCGTTCCGGAATGGCTCTCGCTCGAGAAGGACGACTTCAAGGGCACCGTGATGAGGCTCCCTAAAAGAGAGGACACCACCCTGCCGATACAGGAACATCTTATAGTGGAGCTTTACTCGAAGTAG
- the rplO gene encoding 50S ribosomal protein L15, translating to MLSRLKPPSGAVKKPKRVGRGEGSGLGKTCGRGTKGQNSRAGGGVKAGFEGGQMPLQRRLPKRGFTNIFKTSYSVFNVGRLSEAFSSGDTVDAAALLDKGLLRKKGVGVKILGEGEIKKKLTVKVACFSKSAREKIEAAGGKAEVV from the coding sequence ATGCTTAGCAGGCTGAAGCCCCCGAGCGGGGCGGTAAAGAAACCCAAGAGGGTCGGTCGCGGAGAGGGCTCCGGGCTCGGCAAGACCTGCGGCAGGGGGACCAAGGGACAGAACTCCAGGGCCGGCGGGGGCGTGAAGGCCGGCTTCGAGGGCGGGCAGATGCCGCTTCAGAGGCGGCTCCCGAAGAGGGGCTTTACCAACATATTCAAGACCTCCTACAGCGTGTTTAACGTTGGCAGGCTCTCCGAGGCCTTCAGTTCCGGGGACACGGTCGATGCCGCGGCCCTTCTGGACAAAGGTCTTCTAAGGAAAAAGGGAGTAGGGGTGAAGATACTCGGTGAGGGAGAGATAAAGAAAAAACTTACGGTCAAGGTCGCATGCTTCAGCAAGTCCGCCAGGGAGAAGATAGAGGCCGCCGGCGGCAAGGCGGAGGTAGTGTAG
- a CDS encoding type Z 30S ribosomal protein S14: protein MAKKSLIAKAKRKKKFKVREYNRCPVCGRARAYYRKFDMCRICLRDMALRGDLPGVTKSSW, encoded by the coding sequence TTGGCAAAGAAGTCTCTTATAGCGAAGGCCAAGAGGAAGAAGAAGTTCAAGGTCAGGGAGTACAACCGCTGTCCCGTGTGCGGGAGGGCGAGGGCGTACTACAGGAAGTTCGACATGTGCAGGATATGCCTGCGCGATATGGCCTTGAGGGGAGACCTGCCGGGCGTTACGAAGTCGAGCTGGTAG
- the rplE gene encoding 50S ribosomal protein L5 yields the protein MRPRVKEIYVKDVAPAMMKEFGYGNPMEVPKLKKINLNMGLGEAINDIKVIDAAVKDMAAIAGQKPIVTRARKSIANFKLREGMPIGCAVTLRGNMMYEFFDRLVNFAIPRIRDFKGIPDRSFDGRGNYTLGIKEQIVFPEVDYDKIDRIRGLNITITTTAGSDEEAKALLKHMGMPFRN from the coding sequence ATGAGGCCGAGAGTCAAGGAGATATACGTAAAGGACGTCGCCCCGGCCATGATGAAGGAGTTCGGCTACGGCAACCCCATGGAGGTGCCGAAGCTGAAGAAGATAAATCTCAATATGGGGTTGGGCGAGGCGATCAATGATATCAAGGTTATAGACGCGGCGGTGAAGGACATGGCCGCTATTGCGGGCCAGAAGCCGATCGTCACCAGGGCCAGGAAGTCGATAGCCAACTTCAAGCTCAGGGAGGGCATGCCCATCGGGTGCGCGGTGACGCTCAGGGGGAACATGATGTACGAGTTCTTCGACAGGCTCGTGAACTTCGCCATACCGAGGATAAGGGACTTCAAGGGGATACCCGACAGGTCCTTCGACGGAAGGGGCAACTATACGCTCGGCATAAAAGAGCAAATAGTCTTCCCCGAGGTAGACTACGACAAGATAGACAGGATAAGGGGACTCAACATAACCATAACCACGACGGCAGGGTCGGACGAGGAGGCAAAGGCGCTCCTCAAGCACATGGGGATGCCGTTCAGGAATTAG
- the secY gene encoding preprotein translocase subunit SecY, producing the protein MLTLILLAIYRIGVFIPTPGVDAEALAGFFKAARGTILDFATMFTGGALERFSVFALGIMPYISASIILQLMTVVSPTIEKLKKEGEQGRKKITEYTRYLTVVLAAVQGLMISVGLERMEGPAGEPIVLTPGWSFRIMTMITLTAGTAFIMWLGEQITERGIGNGISLIICAGIVAMMPSAIGNTITQVRSGEMAALVVLLLLFLMIGVIGFIVFMETAQRRIPIQYPRRVVGRKMTAGGTQHLPLKVNSAGVIPPIFASSIIIFPATVAQFIDVPGMQFLADSLSPGGILYNAIFVALIIFFAYFYTAIQFDPKDVAENLKKNGGFVPGIRPGPNTADYIDRILTRLTLWGGLYLSAVCVLPSILQWRFNVPFYFGGTALLIVVGVALDTAQHVESHMMARSYDRFLKKGK; encoded by the coding sequence ATGCTGACCCTTATCCTGTTGGCGATATACAGGATAGGGGTGTTTATTCCGACTCCGGGGGTGGACGCGGAGGCGCTGGCGGGGTTCTTCAAGGCCGCCAGGGGCACGATACTGGACTTCGCCACGATGTTCACCGGTGGGGCGCTCGAGAGGTTTTCAGTCTTCGCTCTCGGCATCATGCCCTACATAAGCGCCTCCATTATACTGCAGCTCATGACCGTGGTCTCTCCCACGATCGAGAAGCTCAAGAAGGAAGGCGAGCAGGGAAGGAAGAAGATAACCGAGTATACGAGGTACCTGACGGTGGTCCTGGCCGCCGTGCAGGGACTCATGATAAGCGTCGGCCTTGAGAGGATGGAGGGGCCGGCCGGCGAGCCCATAGTCCTCACCCCGGGGTGGTCCTTCAGGATAATGACCATGATAACGCTCACCGCGGGCACGGCCTTTATAATGTGGCTCGGGGAGCAGATAACCGAAAGGGGGATAGGCAACGGCATATCTCTTATAATCTGCGCCGGCATAGTGGCGATGATGCCGTCGGCCATCGGGAACACTATAACCCAGGTGCGTTCCGGGGAGATGGCCGCGCTCGTGGTGCTGCTCCTCCTTTTCCTCATGATAGGGGTGATAGGCTTCATCGTGTTCATGGAGACGGCGCAGAGGAGGATACCCATACAGTATCCGAGGAGGGTCGTCGGCAGGAAGATGACGGCCGGCGGGACGCAGCACCTGCCGCTGAAGGTGAACTCCGCGGGGGTCATACCCCCGATATTCGCCTCCTCGATCATCATATTCCCGGCGACCGTGGCGCAGTTTATAGACGTCCCGGGCATGCAGTTCCTGGCCGACAGTCTGTCCCCGGGCGGCATTCTATACAACGCCATCTTTGTGGCCTTGATAATATTCTTTGCCTACTTTTATACCGCCATACAGTTCGACCCGAAGGACGTGGCGGAGAACTTGAAGAAGAACGGCGGCTTCGTGCCGGGGATAAGGCCCGGCCCGAATACGGCCGACTACATAGACAGAATACTAACGAGGCTGACGCTCTGGGGGGGGCTCTACCTCTCGGCGGTCTGCGTTCTGCCGTCCATACTCCAATGGAGGTTCAACGTCCCGTTCTACTTCGGCGGGACCGCGCTCCTCATTGTGGTGGGCGTTGCCTTGGATACGGCACAGCACGTCGAGAGCCACATGATGGCGAGGTCCTACGACAGGTTCCTTAAGAAGGGGAAATAA
- the rplF gene encoding 50S ribosomal protein L6, with translation MSRIGKIPIEVPSGIKVAMAGSTLSVKGPGGSLGLSVRDEVSVDISGSTVKVSPRDGGGRISRELHGLTRTLIANMIKGVSEGFEKKLEIVGVGYKAEVKGDGLVLYLGYSKPVTYKLPEGIKASVDKQTSVTVKGADKQRVGQAAAEIRAFRKPEPYKGKGVRYAGEQVRRKAGKAGKGAA, from the coding sequence ATGTCACGTATAGGAAAGATACCGATAGAGGTCCCGAGCGGCATCAAGGTCGCGATGGCCGGTAGTACCCTGAGCGTGAAGGGCCCGGGGGGGAGCCTGGGTCTGTCCGTAAGGGATGAGGTCTCCGTGGATATAAGCGGCTCCACGGTGAAGGTCTCTCCCAGGGACGGCGGCGGCAGGATATCGAGGGAGCTGCACGGCCTTACGAGGACCCTTATAGCCAACATGATCAAGGGTGTCTCCGAGGGGTTCGAGAAAAAGCTCGAGATAGTCGGAGTTGGGTACAAGGCCGAAGTCAAGGGAGACGGCCTTGTGCTGTATCTGGGCTACTCCAAACCTGTTACATACAAGTTGCCCGAGGGCATAAAGGCCTCCGTGGACAAGCAGACCTCGGTTACGGTCAAGGGCGCGGACAAACAGCGGGTAGGACAGGCCGCCGCGGAGATAAGGGCGTTCAGGAAGCCCGAGCCGTATAAGGGCAAGGGTGTCAGGTACGCCGGTGAGCAGGTAAGGCGGAAGGCAGGCAAGGCGGGCAAGGGCGCCGCTTAA
- the rplP gene encoding 50S ribosomal protein L16, with the protein MLMPKRTKFRKQQRGRRRGMAQCGSTLSFGMYGLKAIECGWLSTREIEAARITMTRYIKRGGKIWIRMFPDKPISKKPAETRMGKGKGAPEDWVAVIKPGRILYEMEGVTEEVAKEAFRRAAHKLSIPTRFVKREAV; encoded by the coding sequence ATGTTGATGCCCAAGAGGACAAAGTTCCGTAAACAGCAGCGCGGCAGGCGCAGGGGGATGGCCCAGTGCGGCTCCACCCTGAGCTTCGGCATGTACGGGCTGAAGGCCATCGAGTGCGGCTGGCTCTCCACGCGCGAGATAGAGGCCGCCAGGATTACCATGACCCGTTATATAAAAAGGGGCGGCAAGATATGGATAAGGATGTTCCCGGATAAGCCCATAAGCAAAAAGCCGGCCGAGACCAGGATGGGCAAGGGCAAGGGCGCGCCCGAGGACTGGGTGGCCGTCATAAAGCCGGGACGTATACTTTACGAGATGGAGGGCGTCACCGAGGAGGTCGCCAAGGAGGCGTTCAGGCGCGCGGCGCACAAGCTCTCCATACCGACCAGGTTCGTAAAGAGGGAGGCGGTATGA
- the rplR gene encoding 50S ribosomal protein L18, whose translation MVKKRTGHDRRKARVRKKVRGGAERMRLNVYRSNKHIYAQIIDDPAGRVVLTASTMNEGLKGELSKLSKVDAARKVGEFVGKLAKEKGVVKVVFDRSAYLYHGRVKALADGARASGLEF comes from the coding sequence ATGGTAAAAAAGCGTACCGGCCACGATAGGAGAAAGGCCAGGGTAAGGAAGAAGGTGCGGGGCGGCGCGGAGCGCATGAGGCTCAACGTGTACCGGAGCAACAAGCACATATACGCCCAGATAATCGATGACCCGGCGGGCAGGGTCGTGCTCACGGCATCCACGATGAATGAAGGTCTGAAGGGCGAGCTCTCCAAGCTGAGCAAGGTCGACGCGGCCAGGAAAGTAGGGGAGTTCGTGGGGAAGCTCGCAAAAGAAAAGGGTGTGGTGAAGGTCGTTTTCGACAGAAGCGCCTACCTCTACCACGGCAGGGTAAAGGCGCTGGCCGATGGGGCCAGGGCCTCGGGGCTTGAGTTCTAA
- the map gene encoding type I methionyl aminopeptidase: MREEAIILKSSDEIETLRKVNLIVAEVLQRLKESVRAGATTMDLERICEEELARRKARPAFKGYRDYPFCLCTSVNEEVVHGMPSKRILEEGDILSIDCGVYHDGFYGDAAVTMAIGEVSEEAERLMAVTEGALERGIDRARVGGRLFDISASIQSHAEDEGFSVVTAFVGHGIGRELHEPPQVPNFGKAGRGVRLKEGMVLALEPMINAGTADIDILDDGWTAVTADGRLSAHFEHSVAITGNGPYVLSRL, from the coding sequence TTGAGAGAGGAAGCGATAATACTTAAGTCCAGCGATGAGATAGAGACGCTAAGAAAGGTCAACCTGATAGTGGCAGAGGTCCTTCAGAGGTTGAAAGAGTCGGTCAGGGCCGGCGCGACCACGATGGACCTCGAGAGGATATGCGAAGAGGAACTCGCCAGGAGGAAGGCCAGGCCGGCCTTCAAGGGTTACAGGGATTACCCGTTCTGCCTTTGTACCTCGGTTAACGAGGAGGTCGTGCACGGGATGCCGTCGAAGAGGATCCTGGAAGAAGGCGACATACTCAGTATAGACTGCGGCGTATATCATGACGGGTTTTACGGGGACGCGGCGGTTACCATGGCTATCGGCGAGGTTTCGGAAGAGGCCGAGAGGCTCATGGCGGTCACCGAGGGGGCGCTTGAGAGGGGTATAGACCGCGCGCGGGTGGGGGGCCGGCTTTTCGACATATCGGCCTCCATACAGAGCCATGCCGAGGACGAGGGCTTTTCGGTCGTTACGGCCTTTGTGGGGCACGGCATCGGAAGGGAACTGCACGAGCCCCCGCAGGTCCCGAACTTCGGCAAAGCCGGCAGGGGTGTGAGGCTTAAGGAGGGTATGGTCCTCGCCCTCGAGCCCATGATAAACGCGGGTACCGCCGATATTGATATTCTCGACGACGGCTGGACCGCGGTGACGGCGGACGGAAGACTCTCGGCGCACTTCGAGCACTCCGTGGCCATAACCGGAAACGGGCCTTACGTGTTGAGCAGGCTTTAA